A stretch of the Zeugodacus cucurbitae isolate PBARC_wt_2022May chromosome 6, idZeuCucr1.2, whole genome shotgun sequence genome encodes the following:
- the LOC105221416 gene encoding odorant receptor 47b isoform X2, whose product MISLSTQATINNTISTHNSYLSNDSNTHLKHTASKLRTILAPYRVLKEMLRSGEAVHPPHTCLFYFRAYIRLLGLWPAERAVENPLYYAFNVLIMLLFGFFTLCLIFFKMILFRLGNADTDIIINEFDALHVKHFNESHDSPRNRRTRQWQRSFFFGEMCFFSGFYILSLFLFAAMSLQPLLSQQILPFRCKFPFGLDDPDEHPMGFVCVYFFQCFCTLYMLVAIVVMDSLGGNSFNQTTLNLRILCENMRNLGNGSTSELVVWRKLKETVEFHQQIIKLMNRINQTFYWNYVSQMGASTFMICLTAFEALLAQDKPMVALKFQTYMFSAFMQLLYWCWMGNRTYYDSMEVATAAYEVRTWYRHSPLLQRQLIFIIKRAQKPLEFRAKPLFGFTFASFTSILSTSYSYFTLLRTMSD is encoded by the exons ATGATCTCGCTCTCGACTCAAGCAACCATCAACAACACCATTTCCACTCATAATTCTTATCTGAGCAACGACAGTAATACTCATTTAAAACATACCGCAAGCAAGTTGCGGACCATTTTGGCGCCGTACCGCGTGCTGAAGGAGATGTTACGCTCTGGCGAAGCGGTTCATCCTCCTCATACTTGTTTGTTTTACTTTCGGGCTTATATACG TTTACTTGGACTTTGGCCGGCGGAGCGTGCTGTGGAGAATCCATTGTACTATGCTTTTAATGTACTGATTATGTTGCTTTTTGGCTTCTTTACG CTCtgcttgatatttttcaaaatgataCTCTTTCGGTTGGGGAATGCTGATACCGATATCATAATTAATGAATTCGACGCCCTTCATGTTAAACATTTTAATGAATCACATGACAGTCCGCGTAACCGACGCACCCGTCAATGGCAAAGAAGTTTCTTTTTCGGTGAAATGTGTTTCTTCTCTGGTTTTTACATCCTCAGCCTATTTCTTTTTGCAGCTATGAGCCTACAACCACTCCTCTCTCAACAAATACTTCCCTTTCGATGTAAATTCCCTTTTGGTTTAGATGATCCGGATGAACATCCAATGGGTTTTGTCTGTGTTTacttttttcaatgtttttgcaCGCTATATATGTTGGTGGCCATAGTAGTAATGGATTCTCTTGGTGGCAACTCCTTTAACCAGACAACATTGAATTTACGTATATTGTGCGAAAATATGAGGAATTTGGGTAACGGTTCAACATCCGAACTAGTTGTGTGGAGGAAGTTAAAAGAGACGGTTGAATTCCATCAACAAATTATTAA ATTAATGAATCGTATCAATCAGACGTTTTATTGGAACTATGTCTCACAAATGGGTGCTAGCACTTTCATGATATGCCTCACAGCGTTTGAAGCTCTGTTGGCGCAGGATAAGCCAATGGTCGCCTTGAAATTTCAGACATATATGTTCTCTGCCTTTATGCAGTTATTATACTGGTGCTGGATGGGGAATCGAACTTATTATGAT TCAATGGAAGTGGCAACTGCGGCCTATGAGGTGCGTACATGGTATCGGCATTCACCACTCTTGCAGCGACAACTAATATTCATTATAAAACGAGCACAAAAACCCTTGGAATTTCGTGCAAAACCACTATTTGGCTTTACATTCGCTTCATTTACAAGT ATCCTGAGCACATCATATTCTTACTTTACCTTGCTGCGCACTATGAGTGACTAA
- the LOC105221416 gene encoding odorant receptor 47b isoform X1, which yields MISLSTQATINNTISTHNSYLSNDSNTHLKHTASKLRTILAPYRVLKEMLRSGEAVHPPHTCLFYFRAYIRLLGLWPAERAVENPLYYAFNVLIMLLFGFFTVTIICDLYEASSDFVLFGEDLVVVLGLCLIFFKMILFRLGNADTDIIINEFDALHVKHFNESHDSPRNRRTRQWQRSFFFGEMCFFSGFYILSLFLFAAMSLQPLLSQQILPFRCKFPFGLDDPDEHPMGFVCVYFFQCFCTLYMLVAIVVMDSLGGNSFNQTTLNLRILCENMRNLGNGSTSELVVWRKLKETVEFHQQIIKLMNRINQTFYWNYVSQMGASTFMICLTAFEALLAQDKPMVALKFQTYMFSAFMQLLYWCWMGNRTYYDSMEVATAAYEVRTWYRHSPLLQRQLIFIIKRAQKPLEFRAKPLFGFTFASFTSILSTSYSYFTLLRTMSD from the exons ATGATCTCGCTCTCGACTCAAGCAACCATCAACAACACCATTTCCACTCATAATTCTTATCTGAGCAACGACAGTAATACTCATTTAAAACATACCGCAAGCAAGTTGCGGACCATTTTGGCGCCGTACCGCGTGCTGAAGGAGATGTTACGCTCTGGCGAAGCGGTTCATCCTCCTCATACTTGTTTGTTTTACTTTCGGGCTTATATACG TTTACTTGGACTTTGGCCGGCGGAGCGTGCTGTGGAGAATCCATTGTACTATGCTTTTAATGTACTGATTATGTTGCTTTTTGGCTTCTTTACGGTAACAATCATTTGCGATCTTTATGAGGCTAGCagtgattttgttttgtttggagAAGATTTGGTGGTGGTTTTGGGT CTCtgcttgatatttttcaaaatgataCTCTTTCGGTTGGGGAATGCTGATACCGATATCATAATTAATGAATTCGACGCCCTTCATGTTAAACATTTTAATGAATCACATGACAGTCCGCGTAACCGACGCACCCGTCAATGGCAAAGAAGTTTCTTTTTCGGTGAAATGTGTTTCTTCTCTGGTTTTTACATCCTCAGCCTATTTCTTTTTGCAGCTATGAGCCTACAACCACTCCTCTCTCAACAAATACTTCCCTTTCGATGTAAATTCCCTTTTGGTTTAGATGATCCGGATGAACATCCAATGGGTTTTGTCTGTGTTTacttttttcaatgtttttgcaCGCTATATATGTTGGTGGCCATAGTAGTAATGGATTCTCTTGGTGGCAACTCCTTTAACCAGACAACATTGAATTTACGTATATTGTGCGAAAATATGAGGAATTTGGGTAACGGTTCAACATCCGAACTAGTTGTGTGGAGGAAGTTAAAAGAGACGGTTGAATTCCATCAACAAATTATTAA ATTAATGAATCGTATCAATCAGACGTTTTATTGGAACTATGTCTCACAAATGGGTGCTAGCACTTTCATGATATGCCTCACAGCGTTTGAAGCTCTGTTGGCGCAGGATAAGCCAATGGTCGCCTTGAAATTTCAGACATATATGTTCTCTGCCTTTATGCAGTTATTATACTGGTGCTGGATGGGGAATCGAACTTATTATGAT TCAATGGAAGTGGCAACTGCGGCCTATGAGGTGCGTACATGGTATCGGCATTCACCACTCTTGCAGCGACAACTAATATTCATTATAAAACGAGCACAAAAACCCTTGGAATTTCGTGCAAAACCACTATTTGGCTTTACATTCGCTTCATTTACAAGT ATCCTGAGCACATCATATTCTTACTTTACCTTGCTGCGCACTATGAGTGACTAA